The Biomphalaria glabrata chromosome 15, xgBioGlab47.1, whole genome shotgun sequence region ATATTTGTATTGTCGCTAACATATCTAGGTTGTAGCGTTCATTGTGATCAAAGTGTAAGATTTCAATGATGTTTGAATAGAACTCTATCGTAGTATTGATTTACTGCAAAACTATTGTTGAATGCAATGGTATatcgaagacattgtcattattattaagTTATCAGGTTCAATTCTCCATATGGTTTGGTAGGCCTACACAAACTCAAACTTACTTAAACATGACGTAGACGAAGGAATGGGGTATTGATGTTAACTGATGTTCTGTTGTTTGACCAGTGAGGCAACTTGAAATCATGTGTAGAACAGAATGAATGACACATGTTTTCACAACCTCATATGCAAACATTAATGCTCTATGACTAAGTATTCAAGGCTGAGCCTGTCAAACATGTTAGAGTCCTTCCAGATTTGCGGATTTTCCTTTTCTTTGACCGTTTTTGTTTATCAACGCATATCATTGGCATAATTGTATTTTGTGTGCTCCTTTGTTAGGCTTTGTCCTACTTTCTGCCCTCCTTCTGACGTGTTGGTGTCAAGCCTACATTGAAAGATCATTCAGAACTATGGCCTCCGAGGATGTGAACGAACCCCTTTCAGAGCAGAACGATTTTTTGGAAAGAAGAGACGAGAATGAACACAATAAAAAGTAAGTATTTGTTGATATTTCTGACATTTTGAGTTCCTTCAGAAATTATCACGCCATAAACATAGACACAGAAAGATATGGACTTGCCAACGAAAATGTCTTGTTTAAAGCGATAGTGTGAAGCACAACGACTGCCTATTATCCTATGACTTAGCTCTTCGCCCAAAGGAAATGTATCATCTTCTAACATTAGGCTGTACGTCAAGAGGGGAGCTATAGATTCTCGGCCATTATTCCATTCGTGTTAATAACTTCtataagaagaaaacaaaaccaTGACTAAAATGAGGACATACTATGTCTGTCAATGACTGACCGTGCGCCTCTATTTGTTAGATCTTTTAGTTTCAATCTTATAGGTCTTTGTGAGCTCTTAGTTGTggtgctttttttattttatttttttttgtaagtgaaAGAAAATGTGCGATCTGGGGGTGCATGCCACACGACCAGGCCACGGttgtagttttgtttgtttgtcagaTATAGGgaactagtctagatcagtaTTGAATACCACATTTAAAATAGAGTGTTATCTTCCTGTGCAATAGCGTCGATTGGGAATGAGGTCGTATATACTCCATCACTGTAGCATAGATCTAGGTGGTTGTACTTCTCgttttgtttcaaacatttaGTTGGTTAGCGCCgtttagtttaaaatattagatacaaatcaatttaatatctttttttttaaaaaaagcactaAATAATATCTTTAATTTCTCGATTAAATACTTTCATTCCTGAGTTTCTTACGGGAATAGTGACGGGTGTCTATTTATAGGAAGTGGGAATTCCTGTTGAAGTCGAAATGGAACGTTCCGATATTACGTAACGGCTAAGGGAGGGGAGTATAAAAATTAGTTACGATTTgttagaaaggggggggggggttcagaAGATTTGTTACGTAGCAAAGCAAAAAACTATACAAATGAAATGACAGGTACAGTGGTCAATTGACTGTCGTGGAAGGGATATACCACGGGgtttcaacaaaatattttgtttacaccACGGGTTTTCACAAATCATAACAAAACCTTTGGCCGTTACACAATATCCGAACGTTCCTAATGAAAGAAAAagggtccatttttttttcataaatttaaagccaaaattaattttacgatctcattggcctccttcagtggtagaacgactatggatcatctcagagcacacttcctcatgtggctgtggagccctattttggagagacactcccgtccacagatagcgcaggttaaggtggcttttgcttcggtggtagaggagctggctaTTTTTCTCATTGTccgtttttcttccagggctgaggcccatgctctttcgctatccatagctttcttggtcactgtctctctccatctggtgcggtctagagctatatcttcccaatggcaagtattgatgttcactgatttgaggtcccgttttattacatctatgtaacggaggtgggggcgaccagtttttcttgagccagtcccgagttgtccgtagaggatgacCTTCGGGAtgcgatgggggggggggagcaccaATAAAGTAATATGGTTTTTATCACTTCGCCTctggatctattacaaatttaatttaaatgactgatccaaactaattgatacaattacgtttaataaagttttgtttctttaaaagtatttttttaaatatttgttgtttCTCATAATACACAAAGatcttgaaatttaaaaaaaaaatcgttacacacgtacatacatacaaacatacaattatttctagaattagagtataggattctaaaaaaaaatgatccatATTatcaagttaattttttttttattttcagaatatATAGATATGCCCCAATCGTCCTCTCCATATTTGCCATTATTATTAGCATAATCAGCATTGTGTTGGCTTTAGTTATCAACTCACAGACTGCAACACCAGAAACTATTTCGGTAAGGAAACAAAATGTCTTAGGACGCTctgtacatttttattattatatttttttactatatcacatcaaaagaaaacaaagatccGGATTGACGCAACAATCTCCCAATCTTTACAATAATTCACTAAAATAGTCATTTTGTTGTGTGCAGACCAGGATTGAAGTTGTTCGCAATATTTCCTGCACTGAGTGCCATCTGTTTCCCAAACCTGAGCACCAGTATTTCCTGCACCAGCTAACTCGATACAGGAATGAGACCACGGAGCAATGTTGTGCGCAGAACTCTTCCCAACTTTCGGCATTCTTAGCACTGAAAGTAAggactttttgttttactttcattaattgctttttttttaaataccaaatacaatttatttgtgctttatgtaaaaaaaaaactataataaaattGACTGTGTATAAATTGACTGTGTATAAGTTAACTGTGTATAAATTGACTGTGTATAAGTTAACTGTGTATAAATTGACTGTGTATAAGTTAACTGTGTATAAATTGACTGTGTAAAAAATGTTGCTGTTAATATAAAACTATACAAATAATTTTGTCTTTCGCCGCAGTTGCATTCCTTGTAGTATTATTTGAtgacattatttttgtttattttcagatGTCATCATATGAAGAAGAAGGTGTGTAGattgatttactttttttttgttttctttctcatttttcttttaaattcttttctgaaaaaaaaattaaagtcgGAGTCTTCAGTTTATGACCAACAGTTTTCGGCtctttactcccccccccctcccaacccaCTTGCCCGGACCATTAAACAACTAATAAAAAATCAcggatggctacctggtcgtgtgatATGCGCATTGAAGTGTCCTGACGACGGTCCCATGCTCAAACCCTGACCGCTGTCATCCAGGACCAATCATTATAGAAGGCccgaacactgacctgcgacatTGGACcgtgtgacgtggcaacaagctattggtctaaactgaccatatatttttttgtggaGTTTCCCTACAATTTTTAGCTTAAATAAAGATCCagttatgaatgaaaatactgatatctaaaagcatgagatattttagaagaaagacatttaatttcctttttaaaaaatattttatatgcatattttagtttaaaacgtgtatatattttttctgtttgtggagggtaaggtccTTGGTACACGCGTTATAGTAAATCCGGAGGTGTATTGACTTATTCCGAGCATACTACAAGCGTACACTTCTTAACCACGACATTTGTGGTAGCcataaaaatgcgaaaaaaaagaACTTCAAAGATTTTGACCAGTTGAAATTTGAATCTATTTTAATCCCTTTTATGGAGGCCCCTTTCATGCGGAATCCCGGTAGCCCCAGCTGCCCTTgattaaatccggccctgattatccataaggaaatttgtcgtacaatttgtgcattacattaCGTGACATTGTTGAAATATTATGGGCACACGCAGAAAATAAACCACTCAGTTACATTACAagaagtattttatagacaatagGAGCGTATCCTCGTGGACACCCCCTGGCCACGATCACCTTTGAAACCAGTAATTATGCTAAAAacataaagttttattttgatttcaatagtaattacgttattctattttttttctattattagaACTTCCACCGGTGATAAATCCGGATAGTTTTTCCATGGGAGATGTCTCCATTCATAAGAAGCTGATTGCATCTACAAGTGTTAATGATAATTTGGAATGTAagtgaggttgtttttttttgttttttttagaattcatGAAGTTAACAAAAACTTTTTCTAAGTGAAAATGCAACTGCGCATGTTGATTACAGATTGGCCACAGTTATTTATCAAGTATTGGCCTCACTAGTCACACATGAAGTcgcataaatatttttattcctcacggatgataataataattattattattagtagtagtagtagtagtaatcaATTTTGTATAGAAATAGCCTACATTTTCATGATTATCAATTCCGATACTTACCTCGTTGTAAGCCACATTACGCATCAGTTTTTGAGGGGATAATCTATACAATATTTGTACTATTTTTTCTGTATTTCTCCCttggaaatgtaaaaaaaaaattcattttcaaatattgctaactaaaaaaaattgaactgcAATTATAATTTTAGCAATATCTCGTAGGGAAGCAATTATCCTTTGTAACTA contains the following coding sequences:
- the LOC106055696 gene encoding uncharacterized protein LOC106055696 yields the protein MASEDVNEPLSEQNDFLERRDENEHNKKIYRYAPIVLSIFAIIISIISIVLALVINSQTATPETISTRIEVVRNISCTECHLFPKPEHQYFLHQLTRYRNETTEQCCAQNSSQLSAFLALKMSSYEEEELPPVINPDSFSMGDVSIHKKLIASTSVNDNLEYPIFDPLQSYNLKFATDEDNPLLEHNRNVELLASGTKITQSGLYLVYVSVHFKPDSPEPCKTFDQKTFSVNITKHQDKAIILSAIHTCCDDCIRNQETGFTAGVFQLKENDFLTVDVSGEGLVSYRPQSTFFGLTMLSKTQQPT